The Penicillium digitatum chromosome 6, complete sequence genome has a window encoding:
- a CDS encoding Monooxygenase, putative — protein sequence MTKAPQDLQIAILGAGMGGLTSALALAQQGFKYIDVYENASDLGFVGAGIQLAPNMARVLDGLGVWKGIEAEAVNIEETSVRDGATDTEHAYVDLRYIEKTYGYKHMVGHRASLASGLYNGCKQHPAIKFHFGINVDNVDSFGPRPSFTASPRAEGTAPFKVECDVLLAADGIKSITRVEMLKRLGVNVGVKDTQQAAYRIMIHKEQIKDDPELLALINSNRVTRWIGAKRHIIAYAVSNNTIYNISTTQPDTNFAAATNATYTTKGSKPAMMGVFADFCPMVQRMLKYVPEGEICEWKLRVHEPLPTWIHDSVALVGDACHPTLPHLAQGAAQAIEDGAVIGVVLSKLPDTTPESINKALRVYEKVRKSRAEALVEMASASGRALHLGDGAAKEERDKQFAALRAGKGPVPDKWADADVQREIYGFDCTKVTSDSFDEYFSQM from the exons ATGACGAAAGCACCTCAAGATTTACAAATCGCCATTTTGGGTGCAGGCATGGGCGGTCTGACTTCTGCTTTGGCTCTTGCTCAGCAGGGATTCAAGTACATCGATGTCTATGAGAATGCAAGTGATCTTGGCTTTGTCGGCGCTGGCATTCAATTGGCACCTAACATGGCCCGCGTTTTGGATGGACTTGGTGTTTGGAAGGGCATTGAGGCCGAGGCCGTGAATATTGAGGAAACTTCAGTGCGAG ACGGCGCAACGGACACTGAGCATGCATATGTGGATCTACGCTACATTGAGAAGACATACGGATATAAACACATGGTTGGTCATCGTGCATCACTAGCCAGTGGACTATATAACGGCTGCAAGCAACACCCCGCAATCAAGTTCCACTTTGGAATCAATGTAGATAACGTGGACTCGTTCGGCCCTCGGCCATCATTCACAGCTAGCCCCCGTGCCGAGGGAACTGCCCCGTTCAAGGTTGAGTGTGATGTCCTGCTCGCTGCCGATGGTATAAAGAGCATCACCCGCGTCGAGATGCTGAAGCGACTGGGGGTTAATGTTGGCGTCAAGGACACCCAACAGGCCGCGTATCGTATCATGATCCACAAGGAGCAGATCAAGGACGACCCCGAGCTTTTGGCCCTCATCAACAGCAACCGTGTAACCCGCTGGATTGGCGCAAAGCGTCACATTATTGCTTACGCCGTTTCTAACAACACCATCTACAACATCTCCACTACCCAGCCCGACACCAACTTTGCAGCCGCCACAAACGCCACTTACACCACCAAGGGCTCTAAGCCTGCCATGATGGGTGTCTTCGCTGACTTCTGTCCCATGGTCCAGCGCATGCTAAAATACGTTCCCGAGGGCGAGATCTGCGAGTGGAAGCTGCGCGTCCATGAGCCGCTCCCCACTTGGATTCACGACTCCGTCGCTTTAGTTGGTGATGCTTGCCACCCTACTCTGCCCCACCTCGCTCAGGGTGCTGCACAGGCTATTGAAGACGGAGCTGTTATCGGTGTGGTTCTCTCCAAGCTGCCGGATACCACCCCAGAGTCGATCAACAAGGCTCTCCGTGTTTATGAAAAAGTTCGCAAGAGTCGCGCTGAAGCTTTGGTCGAGATGGCCAGCGCTTCTGGTCGTGCCCTGCACTTGGGTGACGGTGCTGCCAAGGAGGAGCGTGACAAGCAGTTCGCTGCCCTCCGCGCTGGCAAGGGTCCCGTGCCTGATAAGTGGGCCGATGCCGATGTCCAGCGTGAGATCTATGGCTTTGATTGCACTAAGGTCACTTCGGATAGTTTTGACGAGTACTTCTCGCAGATGTAA
- a CDS encoding Aromatic-ring hydroxylase-like, with amino-acid sequence MPFPATPSPFRLSRRNPPTRRSGPQFAPTPRFLLSQCVTQKEDDNLDVIDDDGPSSTRKVARNPPVTQSASRSHQQRDVIEDSDSAADIGDVRIGGRNLNDLPDDAIDCTPPEEPGTPGILDAEFDALFAPVRDGNKRRRVEGATLFSQSDLTQPDSILSSPPVTTNSPADIIDLPDETRQSTTIWEMGTQRTPAPSARPLAPAASTPRNIKTPFRSRPRFMLSSAVKPPSSQFAPKFKLDTPGVSPPERRKPAFVLPRSPSPNPDAEDTPAPFSPSSSSRTLHRRGRNQAGMSNYILGGMAAEVRGWILEMGTKRDHLPYPPLVQAPDLRMADASPEMPNAYLLTARVIHVSQSALSGCGSLAFLQTEVLTGNLVQGRNPHPDLNIMIMGPSRSKSALRPSHLHSDATTIPYLRKGDLVGIHRGLNWSLELENSFYEHRIPGQVSGHELECGPSENGGHPKTKEGWLIAMEWDLVEAAE; translated from the exons ATGCCTTTTCCGGCA ACTCCATCACCATTCCGCCTCTCCCGTCGTAACCCACCCACGCGCCGCAGTGGCCCTCAATTCGCGCCTACGCCTCGGTTCTTGCTATCACAATGTGTAACACAAAAGGAAGATGACAATCTCGATGTGATTGATGACGATGGGCCATCTTCAACGCGTAAAGTCGCGCGCAACCCGCCCGTTACCCAGAGTGCTTCCCGCTCGCACCAACAACGGGACGTGATCGAGGACTCTGATAGTGCTGCAGATATAGGGGATGTAAGGATCGGAGGGAGAAATTTGAACGATCTACCAGATGACGCTATAGACTGCACTCCTCCTGAAGAACCAGGAACCCCTGGCATCCTGGACGCTGAGTTTGATGCACTGTTTGCGCCGGTCCGAGATGGGAATAAACGACGTCGTGTGGAGGGAGCGACCCTCTTCAGCCAAAGCGATTTAACTCAGCCTGATTCAATATTGTCATCACCACCCGTAACTACGAACTCTCCAGCTGATATCATCGATTTGCCCGATGAAACCAGGCAAAGCACAACGATATGGGAGATGGGTACACAGAGAACTCCCGCACCCAGTGCACGTCCACTTGCACCAGCCGCATCAACCCCAAGAAACATAAAAACACCATTCCGCAGTCGCCCTCGGTTTATGCTTTCCTCAGCGGTGAAGCCTCCCAGCAGCCAGTTCGCACCCAAATTCAAACTAGACACACCGGGCGTATCGCCGCCCGAGAGACGGAAACCGGCTTTTGTTTTGCCTCGCTCGCCGTCGCCGAACCCGGATGCAGAGGATACCCCTGCGCCGTTCTctccctcctcctcctcgcgCACACTGCATCGTCGTGGTCGAAACCAAGCCGGGATGTCCAATTATATTCTCGGAGGAATGGCTGCCGAGGTACGTGGCTGGATCTTGGAAATGGGAACGAAACGTGACCATTTGCCATATCCGCCCTTGGTTCAAGCTCCAGACTTGCGGATGGCGGATGCCTCACCGGAAATGCCGAATGCATATCTCCTAACTGCGCGTGTCATTCATGTCAGCCAGTCAGCTCTGAGCGGCTGTGGCTCTCTCGCCTTTCTTCAAACAGAAGTTCTTACTGGGAATCTTGTGCAAGGGAGAAATCCTCACCCAGACTTGAACATCATGATAATGGGACCTTCGCGATCTAAATCCGCTCTTCGTCCATCTCACTTGCATTCTGATGCCACTACGATACCCTATCTGCGGAAAGGAGACTTAGTGGGGATTCACAGAGGGCTTAATTGGAGCTTGGAGCTTGAGAATTCCTTCTACGAACATCGAATACCCGGGCAAGTATCTGGCCATGAGTTGGAGTGCGGTCCATCTGAAAACGGCGGACATCCAAAGACAAAAGAGGGCTGGCTCATAGCCATGGAATGGGACCTCGTTGAAGCAGCTGAATGA
- a CDS encoding putative sarcosine oxidase, with product MASTDNLLIIGSGALALSTALAFSSRHPATHIIVLSRENTLDSSEASSAVDLRQLRNDCQSSAIPTLEADAKHILREDPELRHCLYTRGEICALVKGDVRSTKILAERRTVLGLDDQKSSSKLLSSPESIRSIITASNAETVETSKLPKSRWQEAVFDPSTAIVDLRQLLLILYRRCQGRSNITFKFGVDIQRPIIEDNVFKGLILNGGSEITAQTAVVTDDLLCHKLFGLSSLMKATGYDATWLKPSDSVLKKYKDIPVLTNLSTGFTVFPPVNGEFKCTLELNDYGDVNVSDAESCAWSLAPKTEREIRRNLAEVLPEAADQPFSRSKLALSVSTEKRTGLIDRHPQLDALFIATLPTTLEPLGISLGTRVVDQIDQAVTSKLCQSLGLSGRFSVAEDTLAFHKPIVVVGAGVFGLSTALHLARRGYKNVTILDREAYDQTGYTSAAASADQNKIIRASYGTQKLYESLAFKALDLWDEWNSDVRNSSDLPDSLFFHDRLWDNCGFLRAGELAGLDPQEKATQDSFPEALKDTQYRLSDESRREDARMNGIPSTKLDPFDRSQRGLGIDGIFDGTGGYVAADKSCSWVLHLCQKLGVRTKLGKQFAFREFIREGSRITGVKTGVEGTAFPADLVIVAAGGWTPSIVPEVADLLQTTAGSVVKIQLPPQNERPDLWKKYSSSEFPCWSWRLTGKKLQGTEVGGIYGFPRTQDGVIKIGFRGTKWTNLAYSNAQGRLISYPETSPIGLPNKAMENIREFCKENMPDLVGLPLSTRLCWYTDSVDSSFLIDRVPGTEGLVVASGGSGHGFKFLPVLGEHVVDVVEKKDTGYTNLFKWRDPSAGGKKARFNTPSDEWPALRQDDMSRSW from the coding sequence ATGGCCTCCACTGATAATCTCCTCATTATCGGCAGTGGTGCTTTGGCCTTGTCGacagccttggccttctcgTCGCGCCATCCTGCCACTCACATCATAGTATTATCACGCGAGAATACTCTTGATAGCAGCGAAGCATCCTCGGCAGTGGACCTTCGACAACTGCGAAACGATTGTCAGTCCTCGGCAATTCCGACTTTGGAGGCCGATGCCAAGCATATCCTACGCGAAGACCCAGAACTTCGACACTGTCTCTATACGCGCGGTGAAATCTGTGCCCTTGTGAAAGGCGATGTTAGAAGCACCAAGATCTTGGCAGAAAGAAGAACAGTACTTGGCCTTGATGACCAAAAGAGCAGCTCCAAGTTGCTTTCTTCGCCCGAGAGCATCCGGAGCATTATCACAGCCTCGAATGCTGAGACCGTCGAAACTTCGAAGCTTCCTAAATCCCGCTGGCAGGAGGCGGTATTTGACCCATCTACTGCCATTGTTGATCTAAGACAGCTCCTGTTGATTCTGTACCGTCGGTGCCAAGGCCGGTCCAATATCACATTCAAATTTGGTGTTGATATTCAACGTCCAATTATTGAGGACAATGTTTTTAAGGGACTGATCCTGAATGGCGGCTCTGAGATCACAGCTCAAACCGCTGTAGTGACTGACGATCTTCTCTGTCACAAGCTGTTTGGCCTTTCGTCGCTGATGAAAGCCACTGGTTACGATGCTACCTGGCTCAAGCCATCCGACTCAGTGTTGAAGAAATACAAAGACATTCCCGTCTTGACCAACCTTTCGACTGGATTTACCGTCTTTCCTCCAGTGAACGGAGAGTTCAAGTGTACCCTGGAATTGAATGATTACGGCGATGTCAACGTGTCAGACGCTGAATCATGTGCCTGGTCACTCGCTCCCAAAACCGAGCGAGAGATTCGACGCAATCTGGCGGAGGTTCTACCTGAAGCTGCTGATCAACCTTTCTCGCGATCAAAGTTGGCATTGTCTGTGTCTACAGAGAAACGTACTGGCTTGATTGATCGCCACCCACAATTGGACGCGCTGTTTATTGCCACCTTACCGACCACTCTTGAACCGCTGGGTATCTCTCTTGGTACAAGGGTTGTGGATCAGATTGACCAGGCAGTTACATCCAAGTTGTGTCAGAGTTTGGGATTGTCAGGCAGGTTCTCCGTCGCCGAAGATACCTTGGCGTTTCATAAACCCATCGTTGTCGTAGGTGCAGGTGTCTTCGGGTTGAGCACGGCTCTGCATCTCGCACGACGTGGCTACAAAAATGTCACTATTCTTGACCGTGAGGCTTATGACCAGACTGGCTACACTAGTGCTGCAGCCAGTGCTGATCAGAACAAGATCATCCGGGCCTCGTATGGAACACAGAAACTCTACGAAAGCCTTGCTTTCAAGGCCCTTGATCTCTGGGATGAGTGGAACTCGGATGTTCGAAATTCAAGCGACTTGCCCGATTCGCTCTTTTTCCATGATCGTCTTTGGGACAATTGTGGATTTCTTCGTGCGGGCGAACTGGCTGGCCTCGACCCACAAGAGAAAGCCACCCAGGACAGTTTCCCCGAGGCCCTCAAGGATACTCAGTACCGCTTGTCAGACGAGTCTCGCAGGGAGGATGCTCGGATGAATGGTATTCCTTCGACCAAGCTCGATCCATTTGATCGCTCGCAACGAGGGCTTGGTATCGATGGTATCTTCGACGGAACTGGTGGATATGTTGCCGCGGACAAATCGTGCTCATGGGTGCTTCATTTGTGCCAGAAACTGGGAGTTCGAACCAAGCTCGGCAAACAATTCGCGTTCAGAGAATTTATCCGCGAGGGTTCTAGAATCACCGGCGTGAAGACTGGGGTCGAGGGCACTGCATTCCCTGCAGACCTGGTGATCGTTGCTGCAGGTGGATGGACTCCATCCATCGTTCCAGAGGTCGCTGATCTGCTTCAAACCACAGCGGGAAGTGTTGTGAAAATCCAACTGCCACCTCAGAATGAGCGACCTGATTTGTGGAAGAAGTACAGTTCCTCAGAGTTCCCTTGCTGGTCTTGGCGCCTTACTGGAAAAAAGCTGCAGGGCACTGAGGTCGGGGGTATTTATGGTTTCCCTCGCACCCAGGACGGTGTGATTAAGATCGGTTTCCGCGGGACAAAGTGGACGAATCTGGCATACAGCAACGCTCAAGGGCGCTTGATTTCCTACCCCGAAACTAGTCCAATAGGTCTGCCGAACAAGGCTATGGAGAACATTCGCGAATTTTGCAAGGAGAACATGCCAGATCTTGTGGGTCTACCGCTCTCGACTCGCTTGTGCTGGTACACCGACTCCGTGGACAGCAGCTTTTTGATTGATCGTGTTCCAGGCACGGAGGGCTTAGTGGTTGCCAGTGGAGGAAGTGGACATGGCTTCAAGTTCCTGCCAGTTCTGGGAGAGCATGTCGTGGATGTGGTTGAAAAGAAGGATACAGGCTACACGAACCTATTCAAGTGGCGTGACCCATCCGCCGGAGGCAAGAAAGCTCGCTTCAACACCCCTTCTGATGAATGGCCTGCGTTGAGGCAGGATGATATGTCTCGTAGCTGGTGA
- a CDS encoding Cystathionine gamma-synthase — protein sequence MLIDLTSLNPLPLTPSMGQPVPNVEHAVSVQLPTWDDIKEMFTGAPRVKNAQLTGYPRSFIHDDVKKFNQACLDKFSNDKNACFFFPSLDYAWACRRFATSVEIHGEAALPDHILSIRSLEIELKPAKEDESHDFITLHGVFCPKDRELLLHTFWRLVGVGISSRLAQNLNARMQTLRDISGDTARNEYPTVRGRWSERAHRKLCQRIANLLERAPSCTTRSEVVARDDVYLYSTGMAAIYHTHQLLLHWRGTSSVVFGFPYELTLKLVETFGPGARFFPFINEADLEKLEEHLAQQSAAGTPVQAIWCECPSNPLLRTANMQRIRALADKFKAAVVVDETVGGFANVDLLGVADILVTSLTKSFSGSADVMAGSIVLNSSSPFYEAWKNYLETNYQNCLYGGDAQKLEENSRDLLMRTAHINNSASYLAEALQPLINDPKSVITHIYHPKLDPQSQNYRSQMRQPTEEFTPGYGGLFTLQFEDAEMASVFFNALNVHKGPSLGAPVTLAQPYVQTVFHKQKAWAGECGLHESIVRVSVGLEDKRALLAAFRTALAVADNSKASRVHGATGENEDHSGASGVTEKAATILDSTSAEDMAMSEKR from the exons ATGCTTATCGACCTCACTTCACTGAACCCACTGCCTCTAACCCCATCAATGGGCCAACCTGTGCCTAATGTGGAACATGCTGTTTCAGTACAACTGCCCACCTGGGATGACATTAAGGAAATGTTTACCGGCGCGCCTCGGGTAAAGAATGCTCAGCTTACTGGCTATCCGCGTTCGTTTATCCACGATGATGTCAAAAAG TTTAATCAAGCATGCCTTGACAAGTTCTCCAATGACAAAAACGCAtgcttcttctttccttccCTTGACTACGCATGGGCATGTCGTCGTTTTGCGACATCGGTGGAAATCCACGGAGAAGCAGCTTTACCGGATCATATTTTGTCTATTCGCTCACTTGAGATCGAGCTAAAGCCAGCCAAAGAAGACGAGAGTCATGATTTTATCACTCTCCACGGTGTTTTCTGCCCCAAGGATCGTGAACTGCTCCTTCACACTTTCTGGCGCTTGGTTGGCGTCGGTATTTCCTCCCGTCTGGCTCAAAACCTCAATGCTCGAATGCAAACTCTCCGTGATATAAGTGGTGACACCGCGCGCAATGAGTATCCAACCGTGCGTGGCCGATGGTCTGAGCGCGCTCATCGCAAGCTGTGCCAGCGTATTGCCAATCTTCTTGAGCGGGCTCCAAGCTGTACGACCCGGAGTGAAGTCGTCGCTCGCGATGATGTTTATCTCTATTCCACCGGGATGGCAGCCATTTACCATACGCATCAGCTCCTGCTCCACTGGCGCGGAACTTCCTCTGTGGTCTTTGGTTTCCCATACGAACTCACTCTCAAACTCGTCGAGACCTTCGGCCCTGGAGCAAGGTTCTTCCCTTTTATCAATGAAGCTGACCTCGAGAAACTGGAAGAGCACTTGGCACAGCAATCTGCTGCTGGAACGCCGGTGCAGGCCATTTGGTGCGAATGTCCTTCCAATCCTCTGCTGCGCACGGCCAACATGCAACGAATCCGCGCTCTGGCAGACAAGTTCAAGGCTGCTGTCGTGGTTGATGAGACCGTTGGCGGGTTCGCCAACGTTGATTTACTGGGTGTTGCCGATATTTTGGTTACTTCATTGACCAAGAGCTTCAGCGGGTCTGCTGATGTTATGGCGGGAAG CATCGTGTTGAATTCTTCCTCCCCTTTCTATGAAGCCTGGAAGAATTACCTTGAGACGAACTACCAAAATTGTCTTTACGGTGGTGATGCTCAGAAGCTTGAAGAAAACAGCCGGGATCTGTTGATGCGCACGGCGCACATCAATAACAGCGCCAGCTACTTGGCTGAGGCCCTTCAGCCGCTGATCAACGATCCAAAGAGCGTCATTACTCATATCTATCACCCGAAGCTAGACCCTCAGTCCCAGAATTACCGCTCTCAAATGCGCCAGCCGACCGAAGAGTTTACTCCCGGCTACGGCGGGCTGTTCACCCTTCAATTCGAGGATGCTGAGATGGCAAGTGTCTTCTTTAATGCCTTGAATGTGCACAAAGGTCCATCCCTTGGAGCCCCTGTCACACTGGCCCAGCCTTACGTGCAAACGGTTTTTCACAAGCAGAAAGCCTGGGCTGGGGAGTGTGGCCTGCACGAGTCGATCGTCCGGGTGTCAGTTGGACTAGAAGACAAGCGTGCTCTTTTAGCTGCGTTCCGAACAGCGCTGGCTGTGGCAGATAACTCTAAGGCTTCTCGGGTTCATGGAGCAACCGGCGAAAATGAAGACCACTCTGGAGCCAGCGGAGTGACGGAGAAGGCTGCGACCATTTTGGACTCTACATCTGCGGAGGACATGGCAATGAGCGAAAAGAGGTAG
- a CDS encoding glutathione-S-transferase theta, GST, producing MEYTVYGYEGNPRTRIIRIVAALEGIPLHLSTVVPRMYVNTDTYTSEFPLSRGKVPALKGPNVKITEVIAIANYLARVHNRAKLLGNGSNEQAAEVLSWVSWANQEMLGTLASWFLPLIPNLKKPAPYNAQAVETGKSASNHLLGLLEKTLESKTYLVGKSLTIADLFVAMYLARGMEWVLDADWRASHPNIIKYFNGITSIDQWKTVIPQMKMIEKETPNEDPYAQE from the exons ATGGAGTATACCGTCTACGGCTACGAG GGTAATCCTCGAACCCGCATCATCCGCATAGTG GCTGCGCTTGAGGGAATTCCCCTACATCTGTCAACCGTAGTCCCTCGGATGTATGTCAATACGGATACATACACTTCCGAGTTCCCCCTCAGCCGAGGCAAGGTGCCTGCCTTGAAAGGACCTAACGTGAAAATCACCGAGGTCATCGCAATTGCAAAT TACCTCGCTAGGGTTCACAACCGGGCGAAGCTTTTGGGAAATGGTTCGAACGAGCAAGCCGCGGAAGTTCTATCATGGGTGAGCTGGGCGAACCAAGAGATGCTGGGTACTCTGGCTTCCTG GTTCTTGCCTTTGATTCCGAATCTGAAGAAGCCGGCACCCTACAATGCGCAGGCTGTTGAAACCGGCAAAAGTGCATCCAACCACCTCCTGGGTCTTCTCGAAAAGACCTTGGAGTCCAAAACGTACCTTGTCGGCAAGTCTCTCACTATTGCCGATCTTTTTGTAGCGATGTACCTGGCCCGAGGAATGGAGTGGGTCCTGGATGCCGACTGGCGGGCTTCGCATCCAAACATCATAAAATACTTCAATGGTATCACATCCATTGACCAGTGGAAGACCGTCATCCCGCAGATGAAAATGATTGAGAAGGAGACTCCGAACGAAGATCCATATGCTCAGGAGTGA
- a CDS encoding homoserine O-acetyltransferase yields MVSGLATDRNMETAHTKRCEPPTQRITRVPQLDLEFGGSMKNIPVAYTTHGTLSPSGDNVIVICHALSGSAEVGVWWRSLLEYGPGAALDPSKYFIVCMNCLGSPYGTASPLTDQNGDPSLGSYGPDFPLTSIRDDVRLFRLALKSLGVTQILSVIGGSMGGMHVMEFAYFGPEYVKSIIPIATSASYSAWGIGWGEMQRQCIYSDTRFRNGRYNQDESPAMGLAAARMAAMLSYRSQKSFQARFGRKLHEGKKESVTTQKNGLSLLSVQSYLQYQGDKFVDRFDANCYIALTHKLDTHDVSRGRSSTIQESLALIKQPALVLSIRSDVLFTFEEQLELHRGIPNSFHQEIISDDGHDGFLLETEQINGFIRDFLQRLQVRNQIQSVSPVSDGLELLRTMWQSTIGGASWLGSILNVGGAYDE; encoded by the exons ATGGTGTCTGGCCTTGCAACTG ACAGAAATATGGAAACAGCACATACGAAACGATGCGAGCCTCCTACTCAGAGAATCACCCGAGTACCACAACTTGATCTTGAGTTTGGAGGGTCGATGAAGAATATCCCCGTGGCTTACACCACACATGGCACGCTTTCGCCCTCCGGGGATAATGTCATAGTGATATGCCATGCTCTGAGTGGAAGTGCAGAAGTTGGTGTGTGGTGGCGGTCTCTTCTGGAATACGGACCTGGTGCAGCACTAGATCCTTCAAAGTATTTCATTGTGTGCATGAACTGCCTAGGGTCCCCGTATGGAACTGCCAGTCCATTGACTGACCAGAATGGTGATCCATCCTTGGGTTCCTATGGGCCTGACTTCCCCTTGACCAGCATCCGAGACGATGTTCG ACTTTTCCGTTTGGCTCTGAAATCCCTCGGAGTAACACAAATCCTCTCAGTTATTGGAGGCTCGATGGGTGGGATGCATGTAATGGAGTTTGCCTACTTTGGCCCCGAATATGTCAAGAGTATCATACCAATTGCGACCTCTGCGAGCTACAGCGCATGGGGCATTGGATGGGGAGAGATGCAACGACAATGCATATACAGCGATACTCGATTCC GCAACGGACGCTACAATCAGGACGAA TCGCCTGCTATGGGCTTAGCAGCCGCGCGAATGGCCGCGATGCTTTCTTACCGAAGTCAGAAGTCTTTTCAGGCACGATTTGGACGGAAACTTCATgagggaaagaaagaaagcgTTACAACCCAAAAAAATGGACTGTCTCTACTTTCTGTTCAATCTTACCTGCAATACCAAGGGGATAAATTCGTTGATCGGTTCGACGCCAACTGTTATATTGCACTCACGCACAAACTCGACACACACGATGTATCTCGTGGTCGATCATCTACTATTCAGGAAAGTTTGGCATTGATTAAGCAGCCCGCACTCGTGCTGAGCATTCGTTCGGATGTGCTTTTCACCTTCGAAGAGCAATTGGAGTTGCACCGGGGAATCCCAAATTCATTTCACCAGGAGATCATTTCTGACGATGGCCACGACGGATTTCTTTTGGAGACGGAGCAAATCAACGGATTCATTCGCGATTTCTTGCAAAGGCTGCAGGTGAGAAACCAAATACAGTCCGTTTCCCCGGTTAGTGACGGCCTAGAGCTTTTGAGGACAATGTGGCAGTCTACTATTGGCGGTGCATCATGGCTGGGGTCGATTCTGAATGTGGGCGGAGCATACGACGAGTAG
- a CDS encoding Aspartokinase, giving the protein MDAIDLYETPPLALGKPVGMNLLSGLKSLGPSTPLPWVVQKFGGTSLGHFASKIVKEVILPEALENRVAVVCSAISRSTKDNGTTNRLLLACSRLETDGADFSKIIDDVQLEHIQGAERDIQSLEIRTRLIEKIRSECASVVKTLNAAYFLGEISPACVGKVVSAGERLSCHCLAAILQEHGCEATCVDVSELIPSTAAPVSWTDRGFVDAVAAELSQKVCSVPGIPVITGYFGLQPAGALLDLVGRGYTDLCAALVATGLNAVRLQIWKEVDGVFTADPRHVPDARLLYWLTISELRSLTFYGSEVVHCAAVDVARDRNLTMSIRNVADPLGPGTLVTPKVDASNDQLVAITKKNYMAILSVRSSAGTSGFKFHSLISNILQKWQLTVELVTTSESGVSLAIPMPENEAYGAHQPADVRLWWAIEALKVHSTAVKVSKNMALLCVVCRLASSTDFALACILRVLSDLRVPVKMVMHGAIDAIVGCVIEEKYAQFATKVLHRDLFSVQRVDSPVSETIVPNLDEIK; this is encoded by the exons ATGGATGCTATCGATCTCTATGAGACACCGCCATTGGCTCTGGGCAAGCCAGTTGGGATGAATCTTCTATCTGGACTCAAAAGCCTCGGCCCATCCACCCCACTGCCTTGGGTTGTGCAAAAGTTCGGAGGGACAAGCCTTGGACACTTTGCCTCCAAGATAGTCAAGGAGGTTATTCT GCCAGAGGCATTGGAAAATAGAGTGGCCGTCGTCTGTTCAGCTATCAGCCGATCAACTAAAGATAATGGCACAACAAATAG ACTACTCCTCGCTTGCAGTCGGCTTGAAACGGATGGCGCAGACTTCTCTAAGATTATCGACGATGTACAGCTCGAACACATCCAAGGAGCTGAGCGAGATATCCAATCACTGGAAATTCGGACCCGGCTGATTGAAAAAATTCGATCCGAATGCGCTTCTGTGGTGAAGACACTCAATGCAGCGTACTTCCTGGGTGAAATCAGCCCTGCGTGTGTGGGGAAGGTTGTCAGCGCCGGTGAGAGACTGAGTTGTCACTGTCTCGCGGCAATCTTACAAGAACACGGATGTGAAGCAACCTGCGTCGATGTTAGCGAGTTGATCCCATCGACGGCAGCTCCAGTTAGTTGGACGGACAGAGGATTTGTGGACGCGGTGGCTGCAGAGCTCTCACAAAAAGTCTGTTCTGTGCCCGGCATTCCTGTCATCACCGGTTACTTTGGACTTCAGCCCGCAGGAGCCTTGCTCGATCTTGTTGGACGTGGATATACAGATCTGTGTGCAGCACTCGTTGCCACGGGCCTGAATGCTGTCCGATTGCAGATCTGGAAAGAAGTTGATGGCGTTTTCACGGCAGATCCTCGCCACGTTCCAGATGCGAGGCTACTCTACTGGCTCACAATTTCCGAACTGCGGAGTCTTACATTTTACGGGTCCGAAGTGGTGCACTGCGCAGCAGTTGATGTGGCGAGGGACCGAAATCTCACCATGTCCATTCGCAATGTTGCTGACCCACTGGGGCCCGGGACCCTTGTTACCCCTAAAGTTGATGCTTCAAATGACCAGCTAGTGGCTATTACCAAAAAGAACTACATGGCTATTCTGAGTGTCCGCAGCTCGGCCGGTACGTCAGGCTTTAAGTTTCACAGCCTCATTTCGAATATCCTGCAGAAATGGCAGCTTACTGTGGAGCTGGTCACAACCAGTGAATCCGGAGTCTCACTGGCGATTCCTATGCCAGAAAATGAAGCTTACGGTGCTCATCAGCCGGCGGATGTAAGACTTTGGTGGGCCATCGAGGCGCTCAAAGTACACTCCACTGCAGTCAAAGTCAGCAAAAACATGGCTCTACTCTGCGTAGTTTGCCGACTCGCGAGCTCCACAGACTTTGCATTAGCGTGCATTCTCCGAGTATTAAGCGATCTGAGAGTCCCGGTGAAAATGGTCATGCACG GTGCGATTGATGCAATTGTGGGATGCGTAATTGAAGAAAAGTACGCACAATTTGCCACCAAGGTACTCCACCGAGATTTATTCTCGGTACAGAGAGTCGATAGTCCAGTCTCGGAGACTATAGTGCCGAATCTCGACGAGATAAAGTAG